GGCGGGGCACGCGCGCCCGCCGCCACCACTCACAGGAGGACCGCATGGAACGAGATCGCGCACGGCGCCCGCTCTTCGAGCTCGATGAAGTGCCGCAGGCCGCGAAGATCAAGGTCATCGGCCTCGGCGGCGGCGGTGGCAACGCGGTGAGCCGGATGCTCGCGGCGCAGTTCACCGGCGTCGAGTTCATCGTGGCGAACACCGACGTGCAGGCGCTCCACGCGTCGCCCGCGCCCGTCAAGCTCCAGCTCGGCGCGAAGCTGACCAAGGGGCTCGGCGCCGGGTCGAACCCGGAGGTCGGGCGCGAGGCGGCGCAGGAGGATCCCGAGCAGATCACGCGGCTCCTCACGGGCGCGGACATGGTCTTCATCACGGCGGGTCTCGGTGGCGGGACCGGCACCGGCGCGGCGCCCGTCGTCGCGTCGCTCGCGAAGGACCTCGGGATCCTCACGGTCGCGGTCGTGACCAAGCCCTTCACGTTCGAGGGCCGGCGGCGCGCGCTGCAGGCCGAGGCGGGGCTCGCGGCGTTGCGCGCCGTCGTGGACACGCTGATCACGATTCCGAACCAGCGCTTGCTCTCGGTCGTGGACCGCGGCACGCCGCTCATCGACGCGTTCCGCGTCGCCGACTCGGTGCTCCAGCAGGCGGTGCAGGGCATCTCCGACCTGATCCTCGTCCCCGGGCTCGTGAACCTGGACTTCGCCGACGTGCGCACGATCATGTCGGGCATGGGCCTGGCGATGATGGGTACGGGCACCGGAAAGGGCGAGCACCGGGCGCTCGACGCCGCGCAAAAAGCGGTCGCGAGCCCGCTGCTCGACGACACGTCCATCGAGGGCGCGCGCGGCATCCTCATCAACTTCACGGGCGGCCCGGATCTCGCGATCCACGAGGTGGAGGAGGCTGCCCGCATCGTCCAAGAGGCGGCGCACGAGGAGGCCAACATCATCTTCGGCGCGGTCATCGACCCGCACATGGGCGACGAAGTCCGCATGACCGTGATCGCCACCGGCTTCGCGGAGAAGAAGGAGACGCAGAGCGCCGGCGGCAAGGTGGTGGACATGGCGCGCGCGCCGCGCTCGAGCCCGGCCGCGGGCGCGGGGAGCTGGCGGCGGCGCGTGGGCGAGGTGCGCGCCGAGGGCGACGTGCTCGGCGACGGAGACCTGGAGGTCCCCGCGTTCCTCCGCCGCCAGGCCGATTAGCGCGGGTGGCGCCGGGCGAGGTCAGCGGGGGCCCGGGCCTCCGCTGATCCCCCACGGCGAGCCGCCGGCGTACTTCACGTTCGCCTCGCTCGCGCGGCTCGGCGTGCCCCACGCCACCACGACGCGCCACTGCCCCGGCGTCCTCTCGTTCGCCGAGCCGATCGCGCCCGCGGACCCGGTCCCGCCGTTCCGCGGCGCCGCGGTCACGACGCTCGCCGGCGCCGGCCTCGACCTCGCGCGCGTCGCCTACGCCAAGCAGGTGCACGGCGCCGACGTCGCGCGCGTCCCGGCCGGCGGCGGCTTCGCGGGCGTCGTGGACGGGCTCGTGACGGCCGAGCGCGGCGTCCCCCTGGCGATCTTCACCGCCGACTGCCTCGCGATCGTGCTCTACGATCCGGCGCTCCCGGCGCTCGGCGCGGTCCACGTCGGCTGGCGCGGCACGGTGCGGGGCGCCGCCCAGGCGGCCGTGCGCGCCCTCGAGGCCCTCGGCGCGCGCGCGTCGCGCCTCCACGCGGCGATCGCGCCCTCGATCGGCCCGTGCTGCTACGAGGTGGACGAGCCCGTCATCGGCCCGCTCTCGGCGGCGTACGAGGGCTGGCAGGCGTGGGCGCGGCCCGCCGGGCCGGGACGCTTCATGCTCGATCTCTGGGCGGCCAACGAGACGCTCCTCGCGCGCGCGGGGCTCGACCCCGCGCGGATCGAGAGCCCGCGCCGCTGCACCGCGTGCGCGCGCGACCTCTTCTTCTCGTACCGCAAGGGCAGCCGGGGCCGGCTGGCCACCGTGGCCGCGCTGCCGTAGAATCCCCGTGCGGCCATGCAGGACATCCGGGCGAACCTCGAGCGCGTGCGCGAGCGGATCGCGCGCGCGGCGGAGCGCGCGGGCCGGCGCGCGGGGGACGTGCTGCTGATCGCCGTGTCGAAGACGGTCGAGGCGGAGCGCATCCGGCAGGCGGTCGCCGCGGGCGTGGCGGCGCTCGGCGAGAACCGGGTGCAGGAGGCGCGCGCCAAGATCGCCGAGCTCGGACGCCCCGTGCCGTGGCATCTCGTCGGCCAGCTCCAGACGAACAAGGCGAAGGAGGCCGTGGAGCTCTTCGACCTGATCCACTCGCTCGACCGGGCGGAGCTCGCGCGTGAGCTCGAGAAGCGCGCGCGGGCTCGCGGCCGCGCCGTGGAGGCGCTCGTGCAGGTGAACGTCGCGGGCGAGCGTCAGAAGGGCGGCGTGGCTCCCGACGGGCTCGGCGCGCTGCTCGACACGGTCGGGACGCTCGACCACCTGAGGGTGCGCGGGCTCATGACGCTCCCGCCCGAGGCGGCCGATGGCGAGGCGGCGCGCGCGTGGTTCCGCGCGCTCGCGAAGCTCGGCGCGCGGCACGGGCTCGCGGAGCTCTCGATGGGGATGAGTGCGGACTTCGAGGTGGCGATCGAGGAGGGCGCGACGATGGTACGCGTCGGCACGGCCGTCTTTGGACCACGCCCGCCGCGGCCGGGGAAGGAGCCGGGGGAGCGATGACGATCAAGGGCAAGAAGGTCGGGTTCGTCGGCGCCGGCAACATGGGCGAGGCCCTCATCAAGGGCCTGCTCGCGGCGAACCTGGTGCCCGCGGAGGCGATCTACGCGACCGACGTGCGCCTCGAGCGGCTGAAGGAGCTCGACCGCCAGTACGGCATCCAGGTCGCCGCCGGCAACAGCGAGCTCGTCCGCCACGCCGACGTCGTGATCCTCGCGGTGAAGCCCCAGATCATGGAGGCGGTCCTCCGGGAGATCGCTCCCGCGGTCACGCGCCGGAAGCTCCTCATCTCGATCGCCGCGGGCGTCGCGACCGGGAAGATCCGCGCGGGGCTCGGGAAGGACGCGCGGCTGATCCGCGTCATGCCCAACACGCCCGCGCTCGTCCTCGAGGGCGTCACGGCGATCGCCAAGGCCGAGGGCCTCGAGCCCGGCGACCTCGACATCGCGGGCGAGATCTTCAGCGCGGTCGGGCGGGTCGTCGTGCTCGGCGAGGACCTGCTCGACGCGGTGACGGGGCTCTCCGGCTCCGGCCCGGCCTACGTCGCCGTCGTGATCGAGTCGCTCGCCGACGGCGGCGTCCGCATGGGCCTCGATCGGCTCACGGCGATGACGCTCGCGACCCAGACCGTGCTCGGCGCCGCGAAGCTCCTCCTCGAGACGGGCATGCACCCGGGCGCGCTCAAGGACATGGTGAGCTCGCCCGGCGGCACCTCGATCGCCGGCATCGCGGCGCTCGAGGAGGGCGGCATCCGGACGACCTTCATCAAGGCCGTCGAGCGCGCCACGCAGCGCTCGCGTGAGCTCGGACGGGGGCCCGGATGATAAGATGAAGCCGTGTACGTCCTGAGCAACCTCGTCCTCGCGCTGGCGAAGGTGCTGCAGCTCGCCCTCGAGGTCTACTTCTGGATCATCATCGCGCGCGCGATCCTCTCGTGGGTGAGCCCCGACCCCTACAACCCGATCGTGCGCTTCCTCTACCGCGTCACCGAACCGGTGCTCCGCCCGATCCGGCACCGCCTGCCGACGGTCGGCATGGGGCTCGACCTGTCGCCCGTGGTCGTCCTCCTCGCGATCAAGTTCGTCGAGTGGTTCCTGGTCGACTCGCTGCGCGAATTTGGCTTGAGCCTGAGATAGCGATCGGAGGTCTCGATGCGCATCAGCCCGCTCGACATCCGGCAGCAGCAGTTCACGGTGCGGTGGTTCCGGGGCTTCGACAAGCACGAAGTCGACGCGTTCCTCGACGACGTCGCCGACGACTACGAGACCGTGCTCAAGGAGAACGCGCTCCTGAAGGAGCAGCTCGCGACGCTCGAGGAGCGCTCGCGCGGCCTCACCGAGCGCGAGAAGGCGCTGCAGGACACGCTGGTCACCACGCAGCGGCTCGGCGACGAGATGAAGGCGGCGGCGCGGCGCGAGGCGGAGCTCCACATGCGCGAGGCCGAGCTGCGCGGCGAGAAGCTGCTCGAGGAGGTGCGCAGCGAGGAGGCGAGGCTCCGGACCGACATCCAGGCCCTGCGGCGCGCGAAGCGCCAGCTCGTCGAGGACCTCCGCGCGACGCTCGACCGCTACGCCCGGCTCTGGTCGGCCGAGCTCGGTGAAGCCGGCGGCGACTCGAAGCCCTGAGGGCGCGGTGCTGAGCGTCCGCGTGAAGCCGCGCGCCGCGCGCGACGCGATCCTCGGCTGGCGGGACGGCGCCCTCCGCGTGCGCGTCACCGCGGCGCCCCGCGAGGGCGAGGCGAACCTGGCCCTCACCCGTCTCCTGGCCCGCGCCCTCGGCGTCGCGCCCGCCACGGTCGCGGTCGTCCACGGCGGGCGCTCGCGTGACAAGCGTGTCAGCATCACCGGCCTCAGCGAGGCCGAGGTACGTCGCCGGCTCGCATGACACAGGGGTCCTTCCTCACGCCGGTCTGGTGGGCTCACGACCGGCTCATGCTGATCGACCAGACGCTCCTGCCCGGCCGGGAGGTCGAGCGCGCGTACAGCCGCTGGGAGGACCTCGCGGACGCGATCCGGACCCTCGTCGTGCGCGGCGCGCCCGCCATCGGCGTCACCGCCGCGTACGGCGTCGCGCTCGCCGCGCGTGCCAGCCGCGCGACGACGTTCGACGGGCTCTTCGCCGACGTCGAGACGGCGCTGAAGGGGCTCGCGGCCACGCGCCCCACGGCCGTCAACCTCTTCTGGGCCCTCGAGCGCATGAAGCGGGTCGCCGAGAGCGGGCGCCGGCTCCCGCCCGACGACGTCCGCGCGCGGCTCCTCGCCGAGGCGCACGCGATCCGCGAGGAGGACCTGGCGGCGAACCAGGCGATGGGGGCCCACGGCGCCGCGCTCGTGCCGCCGCACGCGCGGATCCTCACGCACTGCAACGCGGGCGCGCTCGCCACGGCGGGGTACGGCACCGCGCTCGGCGTCGTCCGCGCCGCCCACGCGCAGGGCAAGGTCGCGCGCGTGTGGGTGGACGAGACGCGGCCGGTCATGCAGGGCTCGCGGCTCACGGCGTGGGAGCTCGTGCGCGAGGGGATCCCGCACCGGCTGATCGCCGACGTCGCCGCCGCGTCGCTGATGGCGCGGGGCGAGGTGGATCTGATCGTCACCGGCGCCGACCGCATCGCCGCGAACGGCGACACCGCGAACAAGATCGGCACCTACGCGCTCGCGGTGCTCGCCCGGCACCACGCGGTGCCCTTCTACGTCGCCGCGCCCGTCTCGACGATCGACGCGTCGCTCCCGTCGGGCGACCACATCCCGATCGAGGAGCGCGACCCCGCCGAGCTGCGGAAGGTCGGCGCGCAGCAGACGGCGCCCGCCGAGTCGCCCGTGTTCAACCCGGCGTTCGACGTCACGCCCGCGCGGCTCATCGCCGCCATCATCACCGAGCGCGGGGTCTTCCGGCCGCCGTACGCGTTTGCGTAGGGGGGTCGCGCGCCGGTACCACGACGGCACCGAGCACTCGCCCCAGTCGGTGCGCACCAGCACGCACACGCTCGACTGGGACGTCAAGCCCTTCCCGTTCAAGGTCTACACGGAGCTCCCGGCCCTCGCGCTGCCGCGCGACGCCGACCCGGTCGCCGCCGACGCCCTCGCGGCGCTCGCCGCGCCCGCGCCGGACGCGCCGCGGCTCTCCCTCGAGACGCTCGCGGCGCTCCTCTACTACTCGGCGGGCCTGACCAGGAAGAAGACCTATCCGGGCGGGGGCGAGGCGCTCTTCCGCGCCGCGCCCTCGACCGGCGCCCTGTACCAGACCGAGGTGTACGTGGCCGCCGGCGCGGTCGAGGGCCTCGAGCCCGGCCTCTACCACTTCTGCCCGGGCGACTTCGCGCTGCGCCGCCTGCGGCAGGGCGACGTGCGCGCCGCGCTCGCCGCGGCTGCCGGCGACGAATCGCTGGCCAAGCGCGCCGCG
This is a stretch of genomic DNA from Candidatus Methylomirabilota bacterium. It encodes these proteins:
- the ftsZ gene encoding cell division protein FtsZ produces the protein MERDRARRPLFELDEVPQAAKIKVIGLGGGGGNAVSRMLAAQFTGVEFIVANTDVQALHASPAPVKLQLGAKLTKGLGAGSNPEVGREAAQEDPEQITRLLTGADMVFITAGLGGGTGTGAAPVVASLAKDLGILTVAVVTKPFTFEGRRRALQAEAGLAALRAVVDTLITIPNQRLLSVVDRGTPLIDAFRVADSVLQQAVQGISDLILVPGLVNLDFADVRTIMSGMGLAMMGTGTGKGEHRALDAAQKAVASPLLDDTSIEGARGILINFTGGPDLAIHEVEEAARIVQEAAHEEANIIFGAVIDPHMGDEVRMTVIATGFAEKKETQSAGGKVVDMARAPRSSPAAGAGSWRRRVGEVRAEGDVLGDGDLEVPAFLRRQAD
- a CDS encoding polyphenol oxidase family protein, translating into MPHATTTRHCPGVLSFAEPIAPADPVPPFRGAAVTTLAGAGLDLARVAYAKQVHGADVARVPAGGGFAGVVDGLVTAERGVPLAIFTADCLAIVLYDPALPALGAVHVGWRGTVRGAAQAAVRALEALGARASRLHAAIAPSIGPCCYEVDEPVIGPLSAAYEGWQAWARPAGPGRFMLDLWAANETLLARAGLDPARIESPRRCTACARDLFFSYRKGSRGRLATVAALP
- a CDS encoding YggS family pyridoxal phosphate-dependent enzyme, translating into MQDIRANLERVRERIARAAERAGRRAGDVLLIAVSKTVEAERIRQAVAAGVAALGENRVQEARAKIAELGRPVPWHLVGQLQTNKAKEAVELFDLIHSLDRAELARELEKRARARGRAVEALVQVNVAGERQKGGVAPDGLGALLDTVGTLDHLRVRGLMTLPPEAADGEAARAWFRALAKLGARHGLAELSMGMSADFEVAIEEGATMVRVGTAVFGPRPPRPGKEPGER
- the proC gene encoding pyrroline-5-carboxylate reductase encodes the protein MTIKGKKVGFVGAGNMGEALIKGLLAANLVPAEAIYATDVRLERLKELDRQYGIQVAAGNSELVRHADVVILAVKPQIMEAVLREIAPAVTRRKLLISIAAGVATGKIRAGLGKDARLIRVMPNTPALVLEGVTAIAKAEGLEPGDLDIAGEIFSAVGRVVVLGEDLLDAVTGLSGSGPAYVAVVIESLADGGVRMGLDRLTAMTLATQTVLGAAKLLLETGMHPGALKDMVSSPGGTSIAGIAALEEGGIRTTFIKAVERATQRSRELGRGPG
- a CDS encoding YggT family protein codes for the protein MYVLSNLVLALAKVLQLALEVYFWIIIARAILSWVSPDPYNPIVRFLYRVTEPVLRPIRHRLPTVGMGLDLSPVVVLLAIKFVEWFLVDSLREFGLSLR
- a CDS encoding DivIVA domain-containing protein, with protein sequence MRISPLDIRQQQFTVRWFRGFDKHEVDAFLDDVADDYETVLKENALLKEQLATLEERSRGLTEREKALQDTLVTTQRLGDEMKAAARREAELHMREAELRGEKLLEEVRSEEARLRTDIQALRRAKRQLVEDLRATLDRYARLWSAELGEAGGDSKP
- a CDS encoding DUF167 domain-containing protein, with product MLSVRVKPRAARDAILGWRDGALRVRVTAAPREGEANLALTRLLARALGVAPATVAVVHGGRSRDKRVSITGLSEAEVRRRLA
- the mtnA gene encoding S-methyl-5-thioribose-1-phosphate isomerase, with the protein product MTQGSFLTPVWWAHDRLMLIDQTLLPGREVERAYSRWEDLADAIRTLVVRGAPAIGVTAAYGVALAARASRATTFDGLFADVETALKGLAATRPTAVNLFWALERMKRVAESGRRLPPDDVRARLLAEAHAIREEDLAANQAMGAHGAALVPPHARILTHCNAGALATAGYGTALGVVRAAHAQGKVARVWVDETRPVMQGSRLTAWELVREGIPHRLIADVAAASLMARGEVDLIVTGADRIAANGDTANKIGTYALAVLARHHAVPFYVAAPVSTIDASLPSGDHIPIEERDPAELRKVGAQQTAPAESPVFNPAFDVTPARLIAAIITERGVFRPPYAFA